One part of the Rutidosis leptorrhynchoides isolate AG116_Rl617_1_P2 chromosome 1, CSIRO_AGI_Rlap_v1, whole genome shotgun sequence genome encodes these proteins:
- the LOC139854930 gene encoding uncharacterized protein — MKLNPSKCSFGMKEGRFLGFMFTPRGIKANPKKIQAIENMQSPRNKKDVQSLNGKLAALTRFLSRTADRSPPFFQTLKGCLNKKDFVWMEDVEKAFQDMKAFLKELPTLTAQILGETLMVYLSASSEAISSVLIADMGKTQMPVYFVSKLLQNGEVNYPAMEKLIYALVHTARQLQRYFQAHLIQVLMDQTIRHVLTWPEISGRMAKWAIELGEHEISFLSRNFVKGQVIADFLVELPGDTIKQGKTLVTRRDTDEFWELYTDGASSEEGAGIGLHLVSPNGEEITYAIRLKFVASNNEAEDEALITGLRLAKSIDVQQFTAYVDSQLVASQLNGSFEARDTSMQKYLELAKTLVKNFVAFEVKKIPLNRNKKADALSKLVSLLYDHFTKKVVVKVLERKSTDEDTLMATVTVEENCWMTPFIQYLAGSNLPEDKLQARRIRMRAPMYHFKDGILYRKSFTEPYLRCVGPTQAKEIVQEMHEGAYSTHSGYGTIVSRIKRMGYFWPHMYRDTYNLIVNCEACQIHALINRSPRRNMVPIHAAWPFCKWGIDIVGPFPRGIENVKFLANGHVKVTNRDIVAGIKARLGKHRQGWVDELQHVLWAHRTTPKDSTNDTPFILLYGTEVVIPAEIYHHKKCLLAFIGRRTTLEEPSWIMRVFDQIIDGPVLLYKHLDHTHA, encoded by the exons ATGAAACTAAATCCATCAAAATGCTCTTTCGGGATGAAAGAAGGTAGGTTCTTAGGGTTCATGTTTACCCCGAGAGGAATCAAAGCGAACccgaagaaaattcaagcaatcgaAAACATGCAATCGCCAAGGAACAAAAAAGATGTACAAAGCCTAAATGGGAAGCTAGCGGCACTAACACGATTCCTGTCACGGACTGCTGACAGATCCCCACCTTTCTTCCAAACATTAAAGGGATGCTTGAACAAGAAAGATTTCGTCTGGATGGAGGACGTCGAGAAAGCCTTCCAGGATATGAAGGCATTTCTAAAAGAACTGCCCACACTAACGGCACAAATACTGGGAGAAACCCTTATGGTATACCTTTCCGCCTCCTCCGAGGCAATAAGCTCGGTGCTAATCGCCGACATGGGTAAAACTCAAATGCCGGTATACTTCGTAAGCAAATTATTACAAAACGGAGAAGTAAACTACCCTGCCATGGAAAAGTTAATCTATGCTCTAGTGCACACGGCTAGGCAGTTACAGAGATATTTCCAGGCACATCTGATACAGGTCCTCATGGACCAAACAATCAGACACGTCCTGACATGGCCGGAAATCTCCGGCAGGATGGCAAAATGGGCAATTGAACTCGGCGAGCATGAAATAAGCTTTCTCTCAAGAAATTTCGTCAAGGGCCAAGTTATAGCCGACTTCCTGGTAGAACTCCCCGGTGATACGATCAAACAAGGCAAAACTCTCGTCACAAGAAGGGACACGGATGAATTCTGGGAACTATACACAGACGGGGCATCCAGCGAGGAAGGAGCCGGCATAGGCCTACACCTTGTATCCCCAAACGGAGAAGAAATAACCTACGCTATCCGCCTAAAGTTCGTCGCCTCAAATAATGAGGCCGAGGACGAAGCCCTGATAACCGGATTACGTTTGGCAAAAAGTATCGATGTACAACAGTTCACGGCTTACGTCGACTCGCAACTCGTAGCAAGCCAACTAAATGGCAGTTTCGAAGCAAGGGACACGTCGATGCAAAAATACCTAGAGCTCGCAAAGACGCTAGTCAAAAACTTTGTAGCATTCGAAGTTAAGAAAATACCCCTTAACCGCAACAAGAAAGCAGATGCTTTGAGCAAGCTTGTCTCCTTGTTATATGACCACTTCACCAAAAAAGTTGTGGTGAAAGTACTGGAAAGAAAGTCAACTGACGAGGATACCCTCATGGCAACAGTCACAGTAGAAGAAAATTGTTGGATGACACCTTTCATACAATACCTTGCCGGGAGTAACCTTCCAGAAGACAAGCTACAAGCTCGTAGGATACGGATGCGAGCACCAATGTATCACTTCAAAGATGGCATCCTGTACAGGAAATCATTCACAGAGCCATATTTAAGATGCGTTGGGCCGACGCAGGCAAAAGAAATCGTACAAGAAATGCACGAAGGGGCCTACTCGACACACTCCGGCTACGGAACAATAGTCAGTAGGATCAAAAGAATGGGTTATTTCTGGCCACACATGTACCGAGATACATACAACCTGATCGTAAACTGTGAGGCATGTCAAATACATGCTCTCATCAATAGATCTCCTCGGCGTAACATGGTTCCAATACACGCCgcttggccattctgcaaatggggaaTTGACATCGTTGGTCCGTTCCCTAGAGGTATCGAAAATGTCAAATTCCTG GCTAACGGACACGTTAAAGTCACTAACAGGGACATCGTTGCTGGAATAAAGGCCAGACTTGGTAAACACCGACAAGGATGGGTGGATGAGCTCCAACATGTACTTTGGGCACATCGGACAACACCAAAAGATAGTACAAATGACACCCCATTCATCCTATTATACGGCACTGAAGTAGTCATCCCGGCTGAA ATCTACCACCATAAGAAATGCCTTCTAGCTTTCATTGGTAGGAGGACAACTCTCGAAGAACCTTCTTGGATTATGAGAGTGTTTGACCAAATCATTGATGGTCCGGTTTTACTGTATAAACATCTCGACCATACTCACGCGTAG
- the LOC139854991 gene encoding uncharacterized protein codes for MVLSNSTRLITPHPSELDDEEESPNHAAKADVYMINPWGIRQRRKAVVIRAHISNCQIGQIYTNTGAGAEVMFEHCFLQLPESIRRQKKTETSPLAGFNSTATWPVGSITLEVVLGKLSFQSTADLEFSLVKTNSRYNVIIGRNAVQKFGAVTSTVHGMLKFPTPADIATIRTQELESVECLQILKGTYDIIVYDDGYVSPNPKYPEQRIQIGTNLSANTKDTLYKLLAANIDVFVWEPSDMTRVPREIAQHRLNVNPNITPVIQKKRAMALERSKFLDDEVQRLVDAGIMNKVKYQTWVANPVMVKKADGSWRMCVDYKDINKACPKDNYPLPEIDWISNLSWVSGSRASWMRTEATSKYQWQKSMRKKLHSSQIKASSVIPKCHSD; via the exons atggtgcTATCTAACAGTACGAGATTAATCACTCCTCACCCGAGTGAGCTAGACGATGAGGAAGAAAGCCCAAATCATGCAGCTAAGGCTGATGTATACATGATTAACCCATGGGGTATTAGGCAACGACGAAAAGCAG TTGTCATTCGGGCACACATCTCTAATTGCCAAATCGGACAAATATACACTAACACTGGTGCCGGAGCGGAGGTCATGTTTGAACACTGCTTCTTGCAGTTACCGGAAAGCATTCGCCGGCAAAAGAAAACGGAAACCTCACCATTAGCAGGTTTCAACAGTACCGCAACCTGGCCGGTAGGCTCCATAACGTTGGAAGTTGTACTAGGGAAATTATCTTTTCAAAGCACCGCGGATTTAGAATTCTCTCTCGTCAAAACAAACTCACGGTACAACGTAATTATTGGACGTAATGCCGTGCAAAAATTCGGAGCAGTTACATCCACAGTACATGGCATGCTTAAATTCCCAACCCCCGCCGACATAGCAACAATCCGGACACAAGAGCTGGAGTCGGTTGAGTGCTTGCAGATATTAAAAGGTACATATGACATCATAGTTTACGATGACGGCTATGTGTCACCAAATCCTAAATATCCGGAACAACGAATCCAGATTGGCACAAATCTGAGCGCCAACACAAAGGATACACTCTACAAACTTCTAGCAGCAAACATTGACGTCTTTGTATGGGAGCCATCCGACATGACCAGAGTTCCACGAGAGATAGCACAACACCGGCTAAACGTGAACCCAAACATCACGCCGGTCATCCAGAAGAAAAGAGCAATGGCATTAGAACGAAGCAAATTCCTAGATGACGAGGTACAACGCCTAGTCGACGCCGGAATAATGAAtaaagtgaaatatcagacatgggtagccaatccCGTGATGGTAAAAAAGGCGGACGGTTCTTGGCGCATGTGTGTCGACTACAAAGACATCAACAAAGCTTGCCCAAAAGACAACTATCCCTTGCCGGAAATCGACTGGATATCAAATCTCTCGTGGGTTTCAGGTTCAAGAGCTTCCTGGATGCGTACAGAGGCTACCAGCAAATACCAATGGCAGAAGTCGATGAGGAAAAAACTGCATTCTTCACAAATAAAGGCATCTTCTGTTATACCAAAATGCCATTCGGATTAA